The Sulfurihydrogenibium sp. genome has a segment encoding these proteins:
- a CDS encoding type III pantothenate kinase produces MILAVDIGNTTTEIGYIKDIDKIETLKFKTDHEKTIDDWLINFSFFLNFYNLDKTNVNKIYISSVVPQVEEKITKALKKLLNLNPLLIGKDVKVPLKINYKNPLEVGADRILNAFASINITNPPLIAIDFGTAVTFDVVNKDSEYDGGLIFPGLESSVNCLFSRTAKLPKVKIEKPLNIVGKNTISSIQSGIYNGYISLVEGIISKIENEYKCKFNIILTGGHGKIISESLNLPHIFERYLPMKGIYFLDKYLKVGF; encoded by the coding sequence TTGATATTAGCAGTTGATATTGGTAATACGACCACAGAGATTGGATATATAAAGGATATAGATAAAATTGAGACATTAAAATTTAAAACAGACCACGAAAAAACCATTGATGACTGGTTAATTAACTTTTCTTTTTTCTTAAACTTTTACAATTTAGATAAAACAAATGTTAATAAAATTTATATATCTTCTGTAGTTCCACAGGTTGAAGAAAAAATCACTAAGGCTTTAAAAAAATTATTAAATTTAAACCCATTATTAATAGGAAAGGATGTAAAAGTTCCTTTGAAAATCAATTATAAAAATCCGTTAGAAGTTGGAGCGGATAGGATTTTGAATGCTTTTGCTTCTATAAATATTACAAACCCGCCATTAATAGCAATCGATTTTGGCACGGCAGTAACTTTTGATGTGGTTAATAAAGATTCTGAATATGATGGTGGGCTTATTTTTCCTGGATTAGAATCTTCTGTAAATTGTTTGTTTTCAAGAACTGCCAAGCTTCCAAAAGTAAAAATTGAAAAACCTTTAAATATTGTAGGTAAAAATACCATTTCAAGCATTCAATCTGGAATATATAACGGATACATATCTTTAGTTGAAGGTATCATTAGTAAAATTGAAAATGAATATAAATGCAAATTTAACATAATACTAACCGGCGGACATGGAAAAATAATTAGCGAGTCTTTAAACTTACCACATATTTTTGAACGATATTTACCAATGAAAGGGATATACTTTTTAGATAAATATTTAAAAGTAGGTTTTTGA
- a CDS encoding TaqI-like C-terminal specificity domain-containing protein gives MNTFLKDKSFSYEYILGILNSRLAEWFYYWFVYNRAIRTMHFDEGYLGKLPIKKINSKNQPIADQIIQKVDQILTLTQSKDYDTNQEKQKHVKRLEHEIDQLVYQLYNLTEEEIKIIEGDSNG, from the coding sequence ATGAATACATTTTTAAAAGATAAATCATTTTCTTATGAATACATTCTTGGAATTCTAAACTCACGTTTAGCAGAATGGTTTTATTATTGGTTTGTTTATAACAGAGCCATTAGAACAATGCACTTTGACGAAGGATATTTAGGTAAACTTCCTATCAAAAAAATAAATTCTAAAAACCAACCCATAGCAGACCAAATAATCCAAAAAGTTGACCAAATCCTAACCCTTACCCAATCTAAAGATTATGACACAAACCAAGAAAAACAAAAGCACGTAAAAAGACTTGAGCATGAGATAGACCAGCTTGTATATCAGCTTTACAACCTAACAGAAGAAGAAATAAAGATAATTGAGGGAGACTCCAATGGATAA
- a CDS encoding winged helix-turn-helix domain-containing protein has protein sequence MDKNEVNTAFEILLEEIEEVFNMISKEGEESFKSRDFDKAKTLIEYGERLKYFREKVKTLQKEWQTIFSERIPTRGQKRQAKGRLKRGLRTPEENYVMPILESVIELGGKAEMKDVLNLVHEKMKNILNSYDYEPLPSNPKQKRWENTAQWARNTMVNEELLVKDSPRGIWEITDKGRKFYEENKQSWQAGINNKG, from the coding sequence ATGGATAAAAACGAAGTAAACACTGCTTTTGAAATATTACTTGAAGAGATTGAAGAAGTTTTTAATATGATAAGCAAGGAAGGAGAAGAGTCTTTTAAAAGCCGGGATTTTGATAAAGCAAAGACTCTTATTGAATATGGCGAACGACTAAAATATTTTAGAGAAAAAGTAAAAACGCTTCAGAAGGAATGGCAGACAATTTTCAGTGAAAGAATACCAACCCGTGGGCAGAAAAGACAGGCAAAAGGAAGACTTAAGAGAGGATTAAGGACTCCTGAGGAGAATTATGTAATGCCTATTTTAGAATCTGTCATTGAATTAGGCGGAAAGGCAGAGATGAAAGATGTCTTAAACCTTGTGCATGAAAAAATGAAAAATATCTTAAATAGTTATGATTATGAACCTCTTCCATCTAATCCGAAACAGAAACGATGGGAAAATACTGCCCAATGGGCAAGAAATACAATGGTCAATGAAGAGCTTCTTGTTAAAGATTCTCCACGGGGAATTTGGGAGATAACAGACAAAGGAAGAAAATTCTATGAAGAAAATAAACAATCTTGGCAGGCAGGTATAAACAATAAAGGATAA
- a CDS encoding N-acetylmuramoyl-L-alanine amidase: MRTLRYIFLSILIWIFYVEAFEVRTGIKDYGYRIVFDGVKNYEYLPVSTTLIFKIDGEFKGSAIKLDPRFVKSIEISKDTVTKKTIIYLDINDNMDPKVFSLSNPDRLVIDLKVLDKKEKQSVSENNNTAKEDKESKKVISKKDSDDILNKILKSLEMQTINDSSSNSIEIEVPKSFVGRKKIIVIDPGHGGHDPGATANGLREKDINLKVALKLKSFLEKDPRFKVYLTREDDVFIPLYDRTLIALEKKADLFISIHTNASENPNLSGTYIYTLNLRGATSKLAKMVEERENKTVLNVIKVSANPNVNKIVADMAISHTMTEGLNFAKFAQIYLKRSLKDIEFKRIESANFAVLKTPSIPSVLVETAFITNENDARLLANDRFLEKFAQSLYKATVDYFFRYKNLVFSKGREES, translated from the coding sequence ATGAGAACTTTAAGATATATATTTTTAAGCATATTAATATGGATTTTTTATGTAGAAGCATTTGAAGTTAGAACTGGAATAAAAGATTATGGCTACAGGATTGTTTTTGATGGTGTAAAAAATTATGAATATTTGCCAGTGTCTACTACTCTTATTTTCAAAATAGACGGTGAATTTAAAGGTTCAGCTATAAAATTAGACCCAAGATTTGTTAAATCTATAGAAATATCGAAAGATACAGTCACCAAAAAAACCATAATCTATTTAGATATAAATGATAATATGGACCCTAAGGTGTTTAGTCTTTCTAACCCAGATAGATTAGTTATTGATTTGAAAGTGTTAGACAAAAAAGAAAAACAAAGTGTAAGTGAAAATAATAATACTGCTAAAGAAGATAAAGAATCTAAGAAAGTGATTTCAAAAAAAGATTCAGATGACATTTTAAATAAAATTCTAAAAAGTTTAGAAATGCAAACCATAAATGATTCTTCTTCGAATTCTATAGAAATAGAAGTACCAAAAAGTTTTGTAGGAAGAAAGAAAATAATAGTTATAGACCCGGGACACGGTGGACATGACCCAGGTGCAACGGCTAACGGTCTAAGAGAGAAGGATATCAATCTAAAAGTTGCTTTGAAACTTAAATCTTTCTTAGAAAAAGACCCAAGATTTAAAGTATATCTAACAAGAGAAGATGATGTATTTATTCCGCTGTATGATAGAACGTTGATCGCTTTAGAAAAAAAGGCAGATTTGTTTATAAGCATTCACACGAATGCATCTGAAAATCCGAATCTCTCTGGAACTTATATATACACATTGAATTTAAGAGGTGCTACTTCAAAACTTGCTAAAATGGTAGAGGAAAGAGAGAACAAAACAGTGTTAAATGTTATAAAAGTTAGTGCTAATCCGAATGTAAATAAAATAGTGGCAGATATGGCTATAAGCCACACAATGACAGAAGGATTAAATTTTGCAAAATTCGCTCAGATTTATTTAAAAAGAAGTTTGAAGGATATTGAGTTTAAAAGAATTGAATCGGCTAACTTTGCAGTTTTAAAAACTCCATCAATCCCATCTGTTTTGGTAGAAACAGCGTTCATAACAAATGAAAATGATGCAAGATTATTGGCAAATGATAGATTTTTAGAAAAATTTGCACAAAGCCTTTACAAAGCAACTGTTGATTATTTCTTTAGATATAAAAATTTAGTCTTTAGTAAAGGTAGAGAGGAAAGTTGA